One region of Corvus moneduloides isolate bCorMon1 chromosome 1, bCorMon1.pri, whole genome shotgun sequence genomic DNA includes:
- the MSANTD3 gene encoding myb/SANT-like DNA-binding domain-containing protein 3, producing the protein MQNEIIKPAKYFSEVEKSVLLALVEKYKYVLECKKSDARTIALKQRTWQALAHEYNSQPSVSLRDFKQLKKCWENIKARTKKIMAHERREKVKRSISPLINTHIVGKEKIASIMPEQMYFLQSPPEEDSEYQPDASSQESFVVSNRELCDEDKELVHFPVCEGTSQPEPSCSDVRIAADKNYRSKASQESALKKMHEEEHHQQMSILQLQLIQMNEVHVAKIQQIERECEMAEEEHRIKMEVLNKKKMYWERKLQTITKEWPVSSYNRPFPNSP; encoded by the exons ATGCAAAACGAAATAATAAAGCCTGCTAAATACTTCTCAGAAGTGGAGAAGAGTGTGCTGCTTGCGTTagttgaaaaatacaaatacgTGCTTGAATGTAAAAAAAGTGATGCAAGAACAATTGCTCTGAAGCAACGCACGTGGCAAGCACTAGCTCATGAATACAATTCACAGCCCAGTGTATCGCTGCGAGACTTCAAACAGCTAAAGAAATGCTGGGAAAATATCAAGGCACGGACAAAAAAGATAATGGCACATGAAAGGCGGGAGAAGGTAAAAAGAAGTATTAGTCCACTTATAAATACTCACATCGTAGGGAAAGAGAAGATTGCCAGCATAATGCCTGAGCAAATGTACTTTTTGCAGAGCCCACCAGAAGAAGACTCTGAATATCAGCCTGATGCTTCTAGTCAAG AGTCATTTGTTGTGTCAAACAGAGAACTTTGTGATGAAGACAAAGAGCTGGTACATTTTCCAGTATGTGAAGGTACCTCCCAACCTGAGCCCTCGTGTTCTGATGTCAGAATAGCAGCAGATAAGAACTACAGAAGTAAAGCATCTCAGGAAAGTGCTCTGAAAAAGATGCATGAGGAAGAACATCATCAGCAAATGTCAATTTTGCAACTGCAGCTAATCCAAATGAATGAAGTTCATGTGGCAAAGATACAGCAAATAGAAAGAGAGTGTGAGATGGCTGAAGAAGAACACAGGATAAAAATGGAAgtgttaaataaaaagaaaatgtattggGAGAGAAAACTGCAGACCATTACAAAAGAATGGCCTGTATCATCCTATAACAGACCCTTTCCTAATTCACCTTAG
- the LOC116448965 gene encoding uncharacterized protein LOC116448965 isoform X3, with the protein MDPENEIKKQVNPFYCNICKIWCSSALNLQTHFLGAKHKTIEEALKAHGMVKTESGLGKKVKTPGKLPDFVKTGSCLGKKVKTPGKLPDFVPLEPEKDTSYHGQTLEEQLNTCKDSEPALGLNYIIEYRTKDNVPFLYECQLCYCKTGLSNMFMHVCGSKHRLAYLRQHYPEIAQSDEVKGKGSELNRRVRQVGLTIEKKEGRKQIQVVTGVPTMRRKWQEFFNADDSPSKAKVQHVDMPLSNAEKTDNENKDGELTDPTEDEDNVQEENEERQKEQTKPDENVEPNNAIESSKGNNSERCETNKQSEEENKEAEQEFTANPEEFTSQEELLGYLQSFEILNEDDASFILKVTQTLTNALVEYRQQAASNKDHLNAGYNGEAALEYSTEQSSLTPAEYSSSRSAKQFLSVNEDEPQNFSTGSLETAYENNITTEFLNSVRSMNAEEVTATLHKIAASNPAFRGGAC; encoded by the exons ATGGaccctgaaaatgaaataaagaagcaAGTAAACCCCTTTTACTGCAAT ATTTGCAAAATCTGGTGTTCTTCTGCACTAAACTTGCAGACTCACTTCCTTGGAGCAAAACACAAGACG ATTGAAGAAGCCTTGAAAGCTCATGGCATGG ttaaaacagaaagtggcttagggaagaaagtgaaaacaCCTGGGAAACTTCCTGATTTTG ttaaaACAGGAAGTTGCTTAgggaagaaagtgaaaacaCCTGGGAAACTTCCTGATTTTG TGCCACTTGAGCCAGAGAAGGACACGTCATATCATGGACAGACGTTGGAAGAACAGCTTAATACATGTAAAGATTCAGAACCTGCACTTG GACTTAATTACATAATAGAATACCGAACAAAAGACAATGTTCCTTTTCTCTATGAATGTCAACTGTGCTACTGTAAAACAGGACTGAGTAACATGTTCATGCATGTTTGTGGCTCCAAGCACAGACTGGCATACTTG aGACAACATTATCCAGAGATAGCACAATCTGATGAAGTTAAGGGTAAAGGCTCTGAACTGAACAGAAGAGTTAGGCAAGTTGGATTAACAattgagaagaaagaaggaagaaaacaaatacag gttGTTACAGGTGTTCCAACAATGAGGAGGAAATGGCAAGAAT TTTTCAATGCAGATGACAGCCCTTCAAAAGCTAAAGTTCAGCATGTGGATATGCCCCTTAGTAATGCAGAAAAAAcagataatgaaaataaagatggGGAACTGACAGACCCTACTGAAG aTGAAGATAATGTTCAAGAGGAGAatgaagaaaggcagaaagaacaGACAAAACCAGATGAAAATGTTGAACCTAATAATGCTATTGAAAGCAGCAAAGGCAACAATTCAGAAag GTGTGAGACCAATAAACaatcagaggaagaaaacaaggaagctgag CAAGAATTTACAGCAAATCCTGAAGAATTCACTAGTCAAGAAGAGCTGTTGGGTTATTTG caaAGTTTTGAGATACTGAATGAAGATGATGCTTCATTTATCCTGAAAGTTACACAGACTCTCACAAACGCTCTGGTGGAATATCGTCAGCAGGCTGCATCAAACAAA GACCACTTAAATGCTGGATATAATGGAGAAGCAGCACTGGAGTATTCCACAGAACAGTCCAGCCTGACTCCAGCAG AATACTCAAGCAGCCGATCAGCTAAGCAGTTCTTATCAGTCAATGAAGATGAACCCCAAAACTTTTCAACTGGCTCTTTGGAAACAGCGTATGAGAACAACATCACGACTGAATTTTTGAACAGTGTAAGAAGTATGAATGCTGAGGAAGTTACTGCCACCCTACACAAAATAGCAGCCTCAAATCCAGCTTTCAGAG
- the LOC116448965 gene encoding uncharacterized protein LOC116448965 isoform X1, whose amino-acid sequence MDPENEIKKQVNPFYCNICKIWCSSALNLQTHFLGAKHKTIEEALKAHGMVKTESGLGKKVKTPGKLPDFVKTGSCLGKKVKTPGKLPDFVPLEPEKDTSYHGQTLEEQLNTCKDSEPALGLNYIIEYRTKDNVPFLYECQLCYCKTGLSNMFMHVCGSKHRLAYLRQHYPEIAQSDEVKGKGSELNRRVRQVGLTIEKKEGRKQIQVVTGVPTMRRKWQEFFNADDSPSKAKVQHVDMPLSNAEKTDNENKDGELTDPTEDEDNVQEENEERQKEQTKPDENVEPNNAIESSKGNNSERCETNKQSEEENKEAEQEFTANPEEFTSQEELLGYLQSFEILNEDDASFILKVTQTLTNALVEYRQQAASNKDHLNAGYNGEAALEYSTEQSSLTPAEYSSSRSAKQFLSVNEDEPQNFSTGSLETAYENNITTEFLNSVRSMNAEEVTATLHKIAASNPAFRGIDIPNVIRILTESGTLRGPSNGSTQ is encoded by the exons ATGGaccctgaaaatgaaataaagaagcaAGTAAACCCCTTTTACTGCAAT ATTTGCAAAATCTGGTGTTCTTCTGCACTAAACTTGCAGACTCACTTCCTTGGAGCAAAACACAAGACG ATTGAAGAAGCCTTGAAAGCTCATGGCATGG ttaaaacagaaagtggcttagggaagaaagtgaaaacaCCTGGGAAACTTCCTGATTTTG ttaaaACAGGAAGTTGCTTAgggaagaaagtgaaaacaCCTGGGAAACTTCCTGATTTTG TGCCACTTGAGCCAGAGAAGGACACGTCATATCATGGACAGACGTTGGAAGAACAGCTTAATACATGTAAAGATTCAGAACCTGCACTTG GACTTAATTACATAATAGAATACCGAACAAAAGACAATGTTCCTTTTCTCTATGAATGTCAACTGTGCTACTGTAAAACAGGACTGAGTAACATGTTCATGCATGTTTGTGGCTCCAAGCACAGACTGGCATACTTG aGACAACATTATCCAGAGATAGCACAATCTGATGAAGTTAAGGGTAAAGGCTCTGAACTGAACAGAAGAGTTAGGCAAGTTGGATTAACAattgagaagaaagaaggaagaaaacaaatacag gttGTTACAGGTGTTCCAACAATGAGGAGGAAATGGCAAGAAT TTTTCAATGCAGATGACAGCCCTTCAAAAGCTAAAGTTCAGCATGTGGATATGCCCCTTAGTAATGCAGAAAAAAcagataatgaaaataaagatggGGAACTGACAGACCCTACTGAAG aTGAAGATAATGTTCAAGAGGAGAatgaagaaaggcagaaagaacaGACAAAACCAGATGAAAATGTTGAACCTAATAATGCTATTGAAAGCAGCAAAGGCAACAATTCAGAAag GTGTGAGACCAATAAACaatcagaggaagaaaacaaggaagctgag CAAGAATTTACAGCAAATCCTGAAGAATTCACTAGTCAAGAAGAGCTGTTGGGTTATTTG caaAGTTTTGAGATACTGAATGAAGATGATGCTTCATTTATCCTGAAAGTTACACAGACTCTCACAAACGCTCTGGTGGAATATCGTCAGCAGGCTGCATCAAACAAA GACCACTTAAATGCTGGATATAATGGAGAAGCAGCACTGGAGTATTCCACAGAACAGTCCAGCCTGACTCCAGCAG AATACTCAAGCAGCCGATCAGCTAAGCAGTTCTTATCAGTCAATGAAGATGAACCCCAAAACTTTTCAACTGGCTCTTTGGAAACAGCGTATGAGAACAACATCACGACTGAATTTTTGAACAGTGTAAGAAGTATGAATGCTGAGGAAGTTACTGCCACCCTACACAAAATAGCAGCCTCAAATCCAGCTTTCAGAG
- the LOC116448965 gene encoding uncharacterized protein LOC116448965 isoform X2, translating into MDPENEIKKQVNPFYCNICKIWCSSALNLQTHFLGAKHKTIEEALKAHGMVKTESGLGKKVKTPGKLPDFVPLEPEKDTSYHGQTLEEQLNTCKDSEPALGLNYIIEYRTKDNVPFLYECQLCYCKTGLSNMFMHVCGSKHRLAYLRQHYPEIAQSDEVKGKGSELNRRVRQVGLTIEKKEGRKQIQVVTGVPTMRRKWQEFFNADDSPSKAKVQHVDMPLSNAEKTDNENKDGELTDPTEDEDNVQEENEERQKEQTKPDENVEPNNAIESSKGNNSERCETNKQSEEENKEAEQEFTANPEEFTSQEELLGYLQSFEILNEDDASFILKVTQTLTNALVEYRQQAASNKDHLNAGYNGEAALEYSTEQSSLTPAEYSSSRSAKQFLSVNEDEPQNFSTGSLETAYENNITTEFLNSVRSMNAEEVTATLHKIAASNPAFRGIDIPNVIRILTESGTLRGPSNGSTQ; encoded by the exons ATGGaccctgaaaatgaaataaagaagcaAGTAAACCCCTTTTACTGCAAT ATTTGCAAAATCTGGTGTTCTTCTGCACTAAACTTGCAGACTCACTTCCTTGGAGCAAAACACAAGACG ATTGAAGAAGCCTTGAAAGCTCATGGCATGG ttaaaacagaaagtggcttagggaagaaagtgaaaacaCCTGGGAAACTTCCTGATTTTG TGCCACTTGAGCCAGAGAAGGACACGTCATATCATGGACAGACGTTGGAAGAACAGCTTAATACATGTAAAGATTCAGAACCTGCACTTG GACTTAATTACATAATAGAATACCGAACAAAAGACAATGTTCCTTTTCTCTATGAATGTCAACTGTGCTACTGTAAAACAGGACTGAGTAACATGTTCATGCATGTTTGTGGCTCCAAGCACAGACTGGCATACTTG aGACAACATTATCCAGAGATAGCACAATCTGATGAAGTTAAGGGTAAAGGCTCTGAACTGAACAGAAGAGTTAGGCAAGTTGGATTAACAattgagaagaaagaaggaagaaaacaaatacag gttGTTACAGGTGTTCCAACAATGAGGAGGAAATGGCAAGAAT TTTTCAATGCAGATGACAGCCCTTCAAAAGCTAAAGTTCAGCATGTGGATATGCCCCTTAGTAATGCAGAAAAAAcagataatgaaaataaagatggGGAACTGACAGACCCTACTGAAG aTGAAGATAATGTTCAAGAGGAGAatgaagaaaggcagaaagaacaGACAAAACCAGATGAAAATGTTGAACCTAATAATGCTATTGAAAGCAGCAAAGGCAACAATTCAGAAag GTGTGAGACCAATAAACaatcagaggaagaaaacaaggaagctgag CAAGAATTTACAGCAAATCCTGAAGAATTCACTAGTCAAGAAGAGCTGTTGGGTTATTTG caaAGTTTTGAGATACTGAATGAAGATGATGCTTCATTTATCCTGAAAGTTACACAGACTCTCACAAACGCTCTGGTGGAATATCGTCAGCAGGCTGCATCAAACAAA GACCACTTAAATGCTGGATATAATGGAGAAGCAGCACTGGAGTATTCCACAGAACAGTCCAGCCTGACTCCAGCAG AATACTCAAGCAGCCGATCAGCTAAGCAGTTCTTATCAGTCAATGAAGATGAACCCCAAAACTTTTCAACTGGCTCTTTGGAAACAGCGTATGAGAACAACATCACGACTGAATTTTTGAACAGTGTAAGAAGTATGAATGCTGAGGAAGTTACTGCCACCCTACACAAAATAGCAGCCTCAAATCCAGCTTTCAGAG